In Streptomyces sp. NBC_01426, one genomic interval encodes:
- a CDS encoding class F sortase: protein MLTVAAWSVLVCGLWLWGREITGVPPPPAGQAGGVVVPGLPAAHAPLAGALPARVDVPAMGIQAPVIFRRLDAQGAIEPPPYESPGTVGWWSGGTLPGAAGPALMVGHVDTKSKPAVFFGLSTAEPGGKVRVHRADGSVAEFTIEDVKVYERAGFDPAKAYGPRIKGRAELRLVTCGGTYDKAAKQYTANVVVSAYLTGVGARPGTAV, encoded by the coding sequence GTGCTGACCGTCGCCGCGTGGTCGGTGCTGGTGTGCGGCTTGTGGCTGTGGGGTCGCGAGATCACCGGGGTCCCGCCCCCGCCCGCCGGTCAGGCGGGCGGGGTGGTGGTCCCGGGGCTGCCGGCGGCGCACGCCCCGCTGGCCGGGGCCCTGCCCGCGCGGGTCGACGTGCCCGCCATGGGGATCCAGGCGCCGGTGATCTTCCGCAGGCTCGACGCGCAGGGTGCGATCGAGCCGCCGCCGTACGAGAGTCCGGGCACGGTGGGCTGGTGGAGCGGCGGCACCCTGCCGGGCGCGGCCGGGCCGGCGTTGATGGTCGGCCACGTGGACACGAAGTCCAAGCCCGCGGTGTTCTTCGGGCTGAGCACCGCCGAGCCGGGCGGCAAGGTCCGGGTCCACCGGGCGGACGGCTCGGTCGCGGAGTTCACGATCGAGGACGTGAAGGTCTACGAGCGCGCCGGCTTCGACCCGGCCAAGGCGTACGGCCCGCGGATCAAGGGGCGGGCGGAACTGCGCCTGGTGACGTGCGGGGGCACGTACGACAAGGCCGCCAAGCAGTACACGGCCAATGTGGTGGTTTCCGCCTACCTGACGGGCGTCGGCGCCCGGCCCGGAACGGCCGTGTAG
- a CDS encoding peptidoglycan-binding protein, translating into MPMPVFEEYEPAGDCVCLGCAQRRRALARARAIPLRDGGHRAARGARRALVLATAAGVVLGGGGSAALAASAAAPGLGPVRLDGPDPGSPQGGRSPLHGPKGTPAKPGGLPGAPSAVRRIDRTTIINRAKLWLDAKVPYSMSEYWSDGYRQDCSGYVSMAWNLGTNEWTGSLDTFATRITKEELLPGDMLLFHNPADPNNGSHVVLFGGWVDGTRTHYVAYEQTRPHTRRQATPYGYWTNAAKYLPYRFNGTTGGVPGSTPTPPVTPVELPSTGSPPAVSATFPGASKFGPGANNEYVTQLGRLLIERGGARFYPNGAGPVWSDEDRLATQAFQRAQGWTGADADGIPGAHTWRLLALRQGKSIPPAASTTPTTPTKPTTPTKPTTPVGQAGPGGVPAYPGKAFFRPGRSHALITALGRRLVQKGFGKHYTSGPGALWSEADRRNVEAFQRAQGWRGASADGYPGPETWRRLFA; encoded by the coding sequence ATGCCCATGCCGGTCTTCGAGGAGTACGAGCCCGCGGGCGACTGCGTCTGCCTCGGGTGCGCGCAGCGCCGTCGCGCCCTCGCCCGGGCGCGGGCCATACCGCTTCGCGACGGCGGCCACCGCGCCGCCCGCGGCGCGCGCCGGGCGCTGGTGCTCGCCACCGCCGCCGGCGTGGTCCTGGGCGGCGGCGGCTCGGCCGCTCTGGCCGCCTCCGCCGCGGCACCCGGCCTCGGCCCGGTGCGCCTCGACGGCCCCGACCCGGGCTCCCCGCAGGGCGGCCGATCGCCGCTGCACGGGCCGAAGGGCACGCCCGCCAAGCCCGGCGGCCTGCCCGGCGCCCCGTCGGCGGTCCGGCGCATCGACCGGACGACGATCATCAACCGGGCGAAGCTGTGGCTGGACGCCAAGGTCCCCTACAGCATGTCCGAGTACTGGTCGGACGGCTACCGGCAGGACTGCTCGGGCTACGTCTCGATGGCCTGGAACCTCGGCACCAACGAGTGGACCGGCAGCCTCGACACCTTCGCCACCCGGATCACGAAGGAGGAGCTGCTGCCGGGCGACATGCTGCTCTTCCACAACCCGGCCGACCCCAACAACGGCTCGCACGTCGTCCTCTTCGGCGGCTGGGTCGACGGGACGCGGACGCACTACGTCGCCTACGAGCAGACCCGCCCGCACACCCGCAGGCAGGCCACCCCCTACGGGTACTGGACCAACGCCGCGAAGTACCTCCCCTACCGCTTCAACGGGACCACGGGAGGCGTCCCCGGCAGCACGCCGACGCCTCCCGTGACGCCCGTCGAACTGCCGTCGACCGGGTCCCCGCCGGCGGTGTCGGCGACCTTCCCCGGTGCCTCGAAGTTCGGGCCGGGCGCGAACAACGAGTACGTGACCCAGCTCGGCCGGTTGCTGATCGAACGCGGCGGCGCCCGGTTCTACCCCAACGGCGCCGGCCCGGTGTGGTCCGACGAGGACCGGCTGGCCACCCAGGCGTTCCAGCGGGCGCAGGGGTGGACCGGCGCGGACGCCGACGGCATTCCCGGCGCCCACACCTGGCGGCTGCTGGCCCTGAGGCAGGGCAAGAGCATCCCGCCGGCGGCATCGACCACGCCGACCACGCCCACGAAGCCGACCACGCCCACGAAGCCGACGACACCGGTCGGTCAGGCGGGGCCGGGCGGGGTGCCCGCCTACCCGGGGAAGGCCTTCTTCCGCCCGGGCCGGTCCCACGCGCTCATCACCGCCCTCGGTCGCCGACTGGTGCAGAAGGGCTTCGGCAAGCACTACACGTCCGGCCCGGGCGCCCTCTGGAGCGAGGCCGACCGCCGCAACGTCGAGGCCTTCCAACGCGCCCAGGGCTGGCGCGGTGCCTCGGCCGACGGCTACCCGGGCCCGGAAACCTGGCGCCGGCTGTTCGCATGA
- a CDS encoding SPFH domain-containing protein — MTEATMYPTRTTSTTGDFPVPPVPHGSRPLAVGACPGPAAGDGAIRPGATAPTQAPRPGRWTTAPAPAAAMAAAMPAAAAPAEPIAAPAPAPVRPAWAPENPPEPAAPPVVPHPAAATHAPVLDVPHPAADAAPRPAPSAGPPEPRGGEAADGAASRYPGDLPAPARPARASHPGSSTPPVDAAPRAVTAVPAPGAAGRADESPVYAPAPRPHPAHPADRPADDAHVRAAVPEPMLPTPHPAFARPAFAHAGPPEAADTGAGEPAPAPVLVPEHRGSVPVEPERRPLRAAAPEPAAPTAYPTHAHGHPADAPAPPAWPARTESAPPYPQSPRDDAPDRAPEPAADHAAPAEGPDEEAPDARAHPDGVPAARAEVDAPSDAPPSRPVTDRPSDAPQTRPATDRPSDTPPSRPVTDRHSAPAVEPRPPAGPPLEPWPPVTPAPTPAVSGRPQDELWPPAEPVVRTVPGPDAADAGADDVADLVARAVARGMADADEDDTRDLPRFRPAQGASATAVPVHLPFLGQTPAGPPAPAEAPAARRSGQAAHAPRPAAGRRVPRGDDRLREHRGPVLPGWIAVAVGGLALAGCSAVLWRAGAVPDALAAGFGAAPRAYQGLRATHWPPLAFLGIVTLLALGGLGRAKAGHAWVLTLFGSYRGTVRRTGLTWVSPLLLRRRVDVRLRHWRSDPMPAVDSGGLALQVVVQVVWQVKDTARATLAVGDHTEYLAEQVESAMARVLSQLPADAFHDDAPTLRDAEAVGDALTRMLAAETEAVGVEVFSAQPTRIEYAPEVAEAMRRRRIAAIDARHRDAVLSSVVDAVDDTVHRLTSRGIVELDDYERKALVKDLTVAFYTGRSDQ; from the coding sequence ATGACGGAGGCAACGATGTACCCCACCCGCACCACGTCCACGACGGGCGACTTCCCCGTTCCTCCGGTCCCGCACGGTTCCCGGCCCCTCGCCGTCGGCGCCTGCCCGGGCCCCGCCGCCGGGGACGGAGCGATCCGGCCGGGCGCGACGGCGCCCACCCAGGCCCCCCGCCCGGGGCGCTGGACCACCGCCCCGGCGCCGGCCGCGGCGATGGCCGCGGCGATGCCCGCGGCGGCGGCCCCGGCCGAACCGATCGCGGCCCCCGCCCCGGCCCCGGTCCGTCCCGCGTGGGCGCCCGAGAACCCGCCGGAGCCCGCCGCGCCCCCGGTCGTGCCCCACCCGGCCGCCGCGACGCACGCCCCGGTCCTCGACGTACCGCACCCGGCCGCCGACGCCGCCCCGCGGCCGGCGCCCTCGGCCGGCCCGCCGGAACCGCGCGGGGGAGAGGCGGCCGACGGCGCGGCGTCCCGGTACCCGGGCGACCTGCCGGCCCCGGCCCGCCCCGCGCGGGCCTCGCACCCCGGATCCTCGACCCCGCCGGTCGACGCCGCGCCGCGGGCCGTGACCGCCGTCCCCGCGCCCGGCGCCGCCGGCCGCGCCGACGAGTCGCCCGTGTACGCCCCGGCGCCCCGCCCTCACCCGGCGCACCCCGCCGACCGGCCGGCCGACGACGCGCACGTCCGGGCGGCCGTGCCCGAGCCGATGCTCCCGACGCCGCACCCGGCGTTCGCGCGGCCGGCGTTCGCCCACGCGGGTCCGCCCGAGGCGGCGGACACGGGCGCGGGGGAGCCCGCGCCGGCGCCGGTGCTCGTGCCGGAGCACCGCGGCTCCGTCCCCGTCGAGCCGGAGCGCCGCCCCCTGCGCGCCGCCGCACCCGAGCCGGCGGCCCCGACGGCGTACCCGACGCACGCCCACGGCCACCCGGCCGACGCCCCGGCCCCGCCCGCGTGGCCCGCCCGCACGGAGTCGGCGCCCCCGTACCCGCAGTCGCCCCGGGACGACGCGCCGGACCGCGCGCCCGAGCCCGCGGCCGACCACGCCGCCCCGGCGGAGGGTCCCGACGAGGAGGCCCCGGACGCGCGGGCGCACCCGGACGGGGTGCCGGCCGCGCGCGCGGAGGTGGACGCCCCGTCGGACGCCCCGCCGTCCCGACCCGTGACGGACCGCCCGTCGGACGCCCCGCAGACGCGGCCCGCGACGGACCGGCCGTCGGACACTCCGCCGTCCCGACCCGTGACGGACCGCCACTCCGCCCCGGCCGTCGAACCCCGGCCCCCGGCCGGCCCGCCCCTCGAACCCTGGCCCCCGGTCACCCCCGCCCCGACCCCGGCCGTGTCCGGCCGTCCGCAGGACGAGCTCTGGCCGCCCGCCGAGCCCGTCGTGCGCACGGTCCCCGGACCGGACGCGGCCGACGCCGGGGCGGACGACGTCGCCGATCTCGTCGCCCGGGCCGTGGCCCGCGGCATGGCGGACGCCGACGAGGACGACACCCGGGACCTCCCCCGTTTCCGTCCCGCCCAGGGGGCCTCCGCCACCGCGGTGCCCGTGCACCTGCCCTTCCTCGGGCAGACGCCGGCAGGACCCCCGGCTCCGGCCGAGGCCCCGGCCGCGCGGCGGTCCGGGCAGGCCGCGCACGCACCCCGACCCGCGGCCGGCCGTCGTGTCCCCCGGGGCGACGACCGGCTCCGCGAACACCGCGGACCCGTACTGCCCGGCTGGATCGCCGTGGCCGTCGGCGGGCTCGCGCTGGCCGGTTGCTCGGCGGTGCTCTGGCGGGCCGGCGCCGTCCCCGACGCCCTCGCCGCCGGCTTCGGCGCGGCCCCGCGCGCCTACCAGGGGCTGCGCGCGACCCACTGGCCCCCGCTCGCCTTCCTCGGGATCGTCACGCTCCTCGCGCTGGGCGGGCTGGGCCGCGCCAAGGCGGGCCACGCCTGGGTGCTGACCCTCTTCGGCAGCTACCGGGGCACGGTCCGGCGTACCGGCCTCACCTGGGTCAGCCCGCTGCTGCTGCGCCGGCGGGTGGACGTACGGCTGCGGCACTGGCGCAGCGACCCCATGCCCGCGGTGGACTCGGGGGGCCTCGCCCTCCAGGTGGTCGTGCAGGTCGTCTGGCAGGTCAAGGACACCGCCCGGGCCACCCTCGCCGTCGGGGACCACACGGAGTACCTGGCCGAGCAGGTCGAGTCGGCCATGGCCCGGGTGCTGTCCCAGCTGCCGGCCGACGCCTTCCACGACGACGCCCCGACGCTGCGCGACGCCGAGGCGGTCGGTGACGCGCTGACCCGCATGCTGGCCGCCGAGACCGAGGCCGTCGGCGTGGAGGTCTTCTCCGCCCAGCCCACCCGGATCGAGTACGCCCCGGAGGTGGCGGAGGCCATGCGGCGCCGGCGGATCGCGGCGATCGACGCCCGGCACCGGGACGCCGTGCTGTCCTCGGTCGTCGACGCGGTCGACGACACGGTCCACCGGCTCACGTCGCGGGGGATCGTCGAGCTGGACGACTACGAGCGCAAGGCCCTGGTGAAGGACCTCACCGTGGCCTTCTACACCGGCCGCTCCGACCAGTAG
- a CDS encoding lytic polysaccharide monooxygenase auxiliary activity family 9 protein has product MPKRAGVTALGLGLVAGATLLGTPTASSHGYTDTPISRQKLCANKTVSNCGQIQWEPQSAEGLKGFPAAGPADGKICAAGNAQFAELDDQRGGTWPATRVNSGQSYGFRWQFTANHSTTDFKYYVTKNGWDPTRPLTRAALDPQPFLTVAYNGARPASTTVHQGTMPSGKTGRHMILAVWTVNDTPMAFYSCSDVQF; this is encoded by the coding sequence ATGCCCAAACGAGCCGGCGTCACGGCCCTCGGTCTCGGTCTCGTCGCCGGTGCCACCCTCCTCGGCACCCCCACCGCCAGCAGCCACGGATACACCGACACCCCCATCAGTCGCCAGAAGCTCTGTGCCAACAAGACCGTCTCCAACTGCGGCCAGATCCAGTGGGAACCGCAGAGCGCCGAAGGCCTCAAGGGCTTCCCGGCCGCCGGACCGGCCGACGGGAAGATATGCGCGGCCGGCAACGCCCAGTTCGCCGAACTCGACGACCAGCGCGGCGGGACCTGGCCCGCCACCCGCGTCAACAGCGGCCAGAGCTACGGCTTCCGGTGGCAGTTCACCGCCAACCACTCCACCACCGACTTCAAGTACTACGTCACCAAGAACGGCTGGGACCCCACCAGGCCGCTCACCCGGGCCGCCCTCGACCCGCAGCCCTTCCTCACGGTCGCCTACAACGGCGCCCGACCCGCCTCGACCACCGTCCACCAGGGCACCATGCCGAGCGGAAAGACCGGGCGGCACATGATCCTGGCGGTCTGGACCGTCAACGACACCCCGATGGCCTTCTACTCCTGCTCCGACGTTCAGTTCTGA
- a CDS encoding AMP-binding protein, whose translation MRTTTTPETVAELIARQWGDHRPGLKHEHAVLSRHRTAQEAAARAALLVDLLPPEAEPHLGVLLDNTPEFPFWLGAAALAGAAVAGINPTRRGPELARDILHTDCRILVTERAHLPLLRGLDLPGVRILVTDTEEYARLLAPYAGAKPGEAVLSGGPTPASRMLLYFTSGSTGAPKAALCTQGRLAAAGTALARRFSVTPDDVHYVCMPLFHGNAVIADWLPALAGGASVALRRRFSASRFLDDVRAYEATYFTYVGRAIQYLLATEPRPDDRAHTLRLGFGTEAGAVDAARFAERFGVRLVEGYGATEGGASVVRTPDTPPAALGRAGAGDDLAVVDPETGEECPAAALDGSGRLLNGREAIGELVNRGRGLFEGYWRNPDAEAARTRDGWYWTGDLFFRDAAGFLYFAGRTDDRLRVDSENLAAAVIENILARWQDAAAVAVYAVPDEVAGDQVMAAVALRPGTEFSPSAFAAFLAAQPDLGTKMPPRYVRVVPEMPTTATNKVHRVALRRAGFRCPDPVWWSPPGEPGYRPLDAESLAALLSSYEAQGRADLLDR comes from the coding sequence ATGCGGACGACGACCACACCCGAGACCGTCGCGGAGCTCATCGCGCGCCAATGGGGCGACCACCGGCCCGGCCTGAAGCACGAGCACGCCGTCCTCAGCCGACACCGGACCGCCCAGGAGGCCGCCGCACGCGCCGCGCTGCTCGTCGACCTCCTGCCGCCGGAGGCCGAACCGCACCTGGGAGTGCTGCTCGACAACACCCCGGAGTTCCCGTTCTGGCTCGGCGCGGCGGCCCTCGCCGGGGCCGCCGTCGCCGGGATCAACCCGACCCGGCGCGGCCCTGAGTTGGCCCGCGACATCCTGCACACCGACTGCCGGATCCTCGTCACCGAGCGCGCCCACCTGCCACTGCTGCGCGGCCTCGACCTGCCGGGCGTACGGATCCTCGTGACCGACACCGAGGAGTACGCGCGACTGCTGGCGCCCTACGCGGGAGCCAAGCCGGGGGAGGCCGTCCTCTCCGGCGGCCCCACCCCCGCCTCCCGGATGCTCCTCTACTTCACGTCCGGCTCCACCGGCGCCCCCAAGGCCGCCCTCTGCACCCAGGGCCGCCTGGCCGCCGCCGGAACCGCGCTGGCCCGCCGGTTCTCGGTCACCCCCGACGACGTCCACTACGTCTGCATGCCGCTCTTCCACGGCAACGCGGTCATCGCCGACTGGCTGCCGGCGCTGGCCGGCGGCGCGTCCGTGGCCCTGCGGCGGCGCTTCTCCGCCTCCCGGTTCCTGGACGACGTACGGGCCTACGAGGCCACCTACTTCACCTACGTCGGCCGGGCGATCCAGTACCTCCTGGCCACCGAGCCCCGCCCCGACGACCGCGCGCACACCCTGAGGCTCGGCTTCGGCACCGAGGCCGGCGCGGTGGACGCCGCCCGCTTCGCCGAGCGGTTCGGGGTCCGGCTGGTGGAGGGCTACGGGGCCACCGAGGGCGGCGCCTCCGTGGTCCGCACCCCCGACACCCCGCCGGCAGCGCTGGGCCGGGCCGGCGCCGGGGACGACCTCGCGGTCGTCGACCCCGAGACGGGGGAGGAGTGCCCGGCCGCCGCGCTCGACGGCTCGGGGCGCCTCCTCAACGGCCGGGAGGCCATAGGGGAACTCGTCAACCGCGGTCGCGGCCTCTTCGAGGGGTACTGGCGCAACCCCGACGCCGAGGCGGCGCGCACCCGCGACGGCTGGTACTGGACCGGCGACCTCTTCTTCCGGGACGCCGCCGGATTCCTCTACTTCGCGGGCCGCACCGACGACCGACTGCGGGTCGACAGCGAGAACCTCGCCGCGGCCGTCATCGAGAACATCCTCGCCCGATGGCAGGACGCGGCGGCCGTGGCCGTGTACGCCGTCCCGGACGAGGTCGCGGGGGACCAGGTGATGGCGGCCGTCGCGCTCCGCCCCGGAACGGAGTTCTCCCCGTCGGCGTTCGCCGCCTTCCTCGCCGCGCAGCCCGACCTGGGCACGAAGATGCCGCCGCGCTACGTCCGGGTGGTCCCCGAGATGCCGACGACGGCGACGAACAAGGTCCACCGCGTGGCCCTGCGCCGCGCCGGCTTCCGCTGCCCGGACCCCGTCTGGTGGTCCCCGCCCGGCGAACCGGGATACCGGCCCCTGGACGCGGAGTCCCTGGCCGCCCTGCTGTCGTCCTACGAGGCCCAGGGCCGGGCCGACCTCCTGGACCGCTGA
- a CDS encoding IclR family transcriptional regulator: MALKPEPTAPFHSVQYALRVLETIARHTGGVTDAQIARETGLPSVHLSPMLLMLRREGYVLQVSDGAYAIGDSLVLLGSGVDRQQALQDKLQDTLDRLRDSVGAAVYISRYVDGEVRITQFADSPRTPKVHEWVDFRSAAHASAVGKCLLTQLDQNGRRDHLSRHKIARLTSKTIVNESVLFSKLDSQPATVPVLDLQEYAVGTVCAAVPITAGASVGCLALSMPVEHAHRLRAAAETLNRKAAPLLLSLTL; this comes from the coding sequence GTGGCGCTGAAGCCCGAGCCGACCGCGCCGTTCCATTCGGTGCAGTACGCCCTTCGCGTACTCGAAACGATCGCCCGGCACACCGGCGGTGTGACCGACGCGCAGATAGCGCGTGAGACAGGCCTGCCCTCGGTCCACCTGTCCCCGATGCTGCTCATGCTGCGCCGGGAGGGGTACGTGCTCCAGGTCTCCGACGGCGCCTATGCCATAGGGGACTCGCTCGTCCTCCTCGGCTCCGGCGTCGACCGGCAGCAGGCCCTCCAGGACAAGCTCCAGGACACCCTGGACCGACTGCGGGACTCGGTCGGGGCGGCGGTCTACATCAGCCGCTACGTCGACGGCGAGGTCCGCATCACCCAGTTCGCGGACAGTCCGCGCACCCCCAAGGTGCACGAGTGGGTCGACTTCCGCTCGGCGGCGCACGCCAGCGCGGTCGGCAAGTGCCTGCTGACCCAGCTCGACCAGAACGGTCGACGGGACCACCTGTCCCGGCACAAGATCGCCCGGCTGACGTCGAAGACGATCGTGAACGAGAGCGTGCTGTTCTCCAAGCTGGACAGTCAGCCCGCCACCGTGCCCGTGCTGGACCTCCAGGAGTACGCCGTGGGCACCGTCTGCGCGGCGGTGCCGATCACCGCCGGCGCCTCGGTGGGCTGCCTGGCCCTGTCGATGCCGGTCGAGCACGCGCACCGACTGCGGGCCGCGGCGGAGACGCTGAACCGGAAGGCCGCGCCGCTGCTGCTGTCGCTCACGCTCTGA
- a CDS encoding LLM class flavin-dependent oxidoreductase, whose protein sequence is MSDAGDEGIRAAGTGGTADPIRGTVRGSAPVPLSVLDLVTVGAGSTAHASLRTSVAISRLAESRGFHRHWVAEHHSMPGVASSSPAVILAHLAAHTSRIRLGSGGVMLPNHAPLAVAEQFGTLEAFAPGRIDLGLGRAPGTDPRTAAALRGAGRADDAADGFPRQLGELIRFLDDDFPDGHPYARVHAVPGPVQGPAGRPPIWLLGSSGFSARLAGELGLPFAYAHHFSAAGTIPALDLYRQSFRPSAVLDAPYALIGAAALAADTDEEARAQVLTGALSMLRLRGGRPGLVPTPEEAAAYPFSPLEREFVEGWLANIVHGTPDEVREGLDDLVKRTGADELMLTANAHGGDARLRSYGLIADAYGMPTEDSNSA, encoded by the coding sequence ATGAGTGACGCCGGGGACGAGGGAATCAGGGCAGCCGGGACGGGAGGGACCGCGGATCCGATCCGGGGAACCGTGCGGGGGAGCGCGCCGGTCCCGCTCTCGGTGCTGGACCTCGTCACCGTCGGGGCCGGCAGCACCGCCCACGCGTCGCTGCGCACCAGCGTGGCGATCTCCCGGCTGGCCGAATCCCGGGGGTTCCACCGGCACTGGGTGGCCGAACACCACTCCATGCCCGGAGTGGCCAGTTCCTCCCCGGCGGTGATCCTCGCCCACCTCGCCGCGCACACCTCCCGGATACGGCTCGGCTCGGGCGGGGTCATGCTGCCCAACCACGCCCCGCTGGCCGTCGCCGAGCAGTTCGGCACCCTGGAGGCCTTCGCGCCGGGCCGGATCGACCTCGGACTGGGGCGCGCCCCCGGCACGGACCCCCGTACCGCGGCCGCGCTGCGCGGAGCCGGACGGGCCGACGACGCCGCCGACGGATTCCCCCGGCAGCTGGGGGAGCTGATCCGCTTCCTCGACGACGACTTCCCCGACGGGCACCCCTATGCCCGGGTGCACGCCGTGCCCGGCCCCGTCCAGGGCCCCGCCGGCCGACCGCCGATCTGGCTGCTCGGCTCCTCCGGTTTCAGCGCCCGCCTCGCCGGCGAGCTGGGCCTGCCCTTCGCGTACGCCCACCACTTCTCGGCGGCCGGCACGATTCCCGCGCTGGACCTGTACCGGCAGAGCTTCCGGCCCTCGGCCGTGCTCGACGCCCCGTACGCCCTGATCGGGGCCGCGGCCCTGGCCGCCGACACCGACGAGGAGGCCCGGGCGCAGGTGCTGACGGGCGCGCTGTCGATGCTGCGGCTGCGCGGCGGGCGGCCGGGGCTGGTCCCGACGCCCGAGGAGGCGGCCGCGTACCCCTTCTCGCCGCTGGAGCGGGAGTTCGTGGAGGGCTGGCTCGCGAACATCGTCCACGGCACCCCCGACGAGGTCCGCGAGGGACTCGACGACCTGGTGAAGCGGACGGGCGCGGACGAGCTGATGCTGACCGCCAACGCCCACGGCGGGGATGCCCGGTTGCGCTCGTACGGGCTCATCGCAGATGCGTACGGCATGCCGACGGAGGACTCGAACTCCGCCTGA
- a CDS encoding glycosyl hydrolase family 18 protein, giving the protein MHIRKPLVAAAATAALAAGALAGFAGLGTAQAAGSASTASAGGVKIAYYDQWSVYGSAFYPKHLDTRGIAGKLDVINYSFGNIHPTNLTCFEANKAAGDDNNPNAGDGAGDSYADYQKSFSAADSVSGVADKWDQPIVGVFNQFKQLKAKYPHLKINISLGGWTYSKYFSDAAKTDASRKKLVSSCIDQYIKGNLPVEGGFGGAGAAAGIFDGIDIDWEYPGSSGGHLGNHYAPEDKQNFTLLLKEFRSQLDAYGAANGGKKYLLTSALPAGQDKIKYIETDKIGAYLDYANIMTYDMHGAWDSDGPTYHQSPLYSPAGDPTDPIAPGTQKYSIDNAIDSWIDGNPAYGIAGGFPANKLTLGYEFYYRGWKGVPAGANNGLAQSATGASAARPTSQQAGIANYKELGGLVDNPANTFWDDQAKASYFYKDGEFFTGLNQKSIQARVDYGKQRGLAGAMMYSLLGLDNNTTLLNQISDALGGTTQPPTTPPTTPPTTPPTTPPTTPPTTPPTTPPTGCGAVPAYVAGTVYTGGTEVSHNGHKWKAQWWTQNEVPGSTGEWGVWKDLGAC; this is encoded by the coding sequence ATGCACATCCGTAAACCCCTCGTCGCGGCCGCCGCCACGGCCGCGCTGGCAGCCGGAGCGCTGGCCGGCTTCGCGGGCCTCGGCACCGCCCAGGCCGCAGGCTCCGCGAGCACGGCGAGCGCCGGCGGCGTGAAGATCGCGTACTACGACCAGTGGAGCGTGTACGGGAGTGCCTTCTACCCGAAGCACCTCGACACCCGCGGCATCGCCGGCAAGCTGGACGTGATCAACTACTCGTTCGGCAACATCCACCCCACCAACCTCACCTGTTTCGAGGCGAACAAGGCGGCGGGCGACGACAACAACCCCAATGCCGGTGACGGCGCGGGCGACTCGTACGCCGACTACCAGAAGTCCTTCAGCGCGGCCGACAGCGTCAGCGGGGTCGCCGACAAGTGGGACCAGCCGATCGTCGGCGTTTTCAACCAGTTCAAGCAGTTGAAGGCCAAGTACCCCCACCTGAAGATCAACATCTCGCTGGGCGGCTGGACCTACTCGAAGTACTTCAGCGACGCGGCCAAGACCGACGCCTCCCGCAAGAAGCTCGTGTCGTCCTGCATCGACCAGTACATCAAGGGCAACCTGCCGGTCGAGGGCGGATTCGGCGGTGCGGGCGCGGCCGCCGGCATCTTCGACGGCATCGACATCGACTGGGAGTACCCCGGCTCCTCCGGCGGTCACCTGGGCAACCACTACGCCCCCGAGGACAAGCAGAACTTCACGCTCCTGCTCAAGGAGTTCCGCAGCCAGCTCGACGCCTACGGCGCGGCCAACGGCGGGAAGAAGTACCTGCTGACCTCCGCCCTCCCGGCCGGCCAGGACAAGATCAAGTACATCGAGACGGACAAGATCGGCGCGTACCTCGACTACGCGAACATCATGACGTACGACATGCACGGCGCCTGGGACAGCGACGGCCCGACGTACCACCAGTCCCCGCTGTACTCCCCGGCCGGCGACCCGACCGACCCGATCGCCCCGGGCACCCAGAAGTACAGCATCGACAACGCCATCGACTCCTGGATCGACGGCAACCCGGCCTACGGCATCGCCGGCGGCTTCCCCGCCAACAAGCTGACCCTGGGCTACGAGTTCTACTACCGCGGCTGGAAGGGCGTCCCCGCCGGGGCGAACAACGGCCTCGCCCAGTCCGCGACCGGGGCCTCCGCGGCCCGGCCCACCAGCCAGCAGGCCGGCATCGCGAACTACAAGGAACTCGGCGGCCTCGTCGACAATCCGGCGAACACCTTCTGGGACGACCAGGCCAAGGCCTCGTACTTCTACAAGGACGGCGAGTTCTTCACCGGCCTCAACCAGAAGTCCATCCAGGCCCGGGTCGACTACGGCAAGCAGCGCGGCCTGGCCGGCGCGATGATGTACTCCCTCCTCGGGCTGGACAACAACACCACGCTGCTGAACCAGATCTCGGACGCCCTCGGCGGCACCACCCAGCCGCCGACCACCCCGCCGACCACGCCTCCGACCACTCCGCCCACGACCCCGCCGACCACGCCCCCCACCACGCCTCCGACGACGCCGCCCACCGGCTGCGGTGCGGTCCCGGCGTACGTGGCGGGCACGGTCTACACCGGCGGCACCGAGGTCTCCCACAACGGTCACAAGTGGAAGGCCCAGTGGTGGACGCAGAACGAGGTGCCCGGCTCCACCGGTGAATGGGGTGTCTGGAAGGACCTCGGCGCCTGCTGA